The stretch of DNA TAAAAGCCTGGGCCACACGGTGACCAAATGGGTTAAGATGTACAGAAATatcacctctgggtcacgagttTAAATCCCAtttgggacagttgccaggtactgaccactggtcggtggtttttctcccgAGTATTCTGGCTTtccctccaccaacaaacctcacatccttacacgaccctggcgtgtatataattatcatgtaaaatatataaagtctTTCCATTAATAGCacttttttttcactttttctaAAAACTATTGTACAAACACTTGATAAAAAGTCATGTACAATCCATTTTacttatattaaaataatatacttcAGGTGAAATAGAGTTATCTTCACGTGGCACAATAGCTCAatcatatgtacacattttatgAGATTTCGACTGTATATGCAGTTAGATCTCACTGTAGCTATCTGGGTTAAATTTGTGTATGTTAGCCTAGGTAGATTCTCTATCTGATATGTAAAAGTGCAGTGAATATctaataatgattattttattaatattgatCATATCAATTGTCAAGCTACCAGATTTTTCATGTTTGTCTTCTTTAGTTGTCACTTATATTTAATTTACGGCTATCCTTTGCCAGACATTGTCGCATGGACGTGTCACTGATCTCATCACGGTAGAACTATGCTTtgtgctatttttagactgcAGCTGACAAAACATGTGTCATCTGAGGCATAACGGGTATGGTTTAAGTACACTACTGTAGGgtagcaatttaatcatacaattaagcaaatatattatgataacatattaaaacGGCATCAGTCTCAAGGTCTGTACAATAGACTGTCAGTTTACGAGTTGTTTAGCCTATATAGCTAACGCTTGATTCAGTCGCTGTCTTATGATCAGACTAGGTACTGCAGTAGGCATAATCAGCAACCTCAAATATGAGATAGCGAATAATACTAACACCCCCGCCGATATTGAAAGGTTTAACAACTTAAATACATAACTAGGcttacttacctgatattgcCGATTGTAACTTGAAAAGCGAAGCGGCTATCAACATCAATCTAAACCGGTTCCAACCGGATGCACAAGTGACACAACGTTACCATGCACATTACTTCTACCAGGTGGCGCTGCCGTATTGCATTCCTTTGTGCGGTTGAACGCCCCAAACAGCAACCATTTCCACAATGCACGCAAATCccaaaaaaatatttggatATCATTGTAAAgatttataaaactttttatcaattcaagtaattatataatgaaataaacaattttttttttcataaatacgaCCCATTTGTGAATGGTCCACTCGTCGATCCAGTCGGTCAGAAAAGCTATGAAGGAAGGAGGCCCACAAGTCCCGAAAATCTCGTCTGCCGTGGAAATTTACtgagaacctgcgaaataccatCAATTTCCAAGACCGTCTTGTGGTCGTTCTGTATAATATTTCCAAAAACCaaaaataccgttttgttcagaattacttaTACTAAAAATGTGTTGAATCTCAGTTTGTCAACTATGAGCGTTTGTTCTctaggacgaattaaacagaaaactAGCGGGAGAAAATGTCGTTTTTGCATGTTTGACCCAAAATATCTTACTCAAATGAATTTTCGTACAGCCAACATCTATCTCAGTCGATAGATCACGCCAGGATTTACTTAACTGTAAAATACCGTTTAAAAGTATCTGTcagtttccttattactcaaCTTGCGGTTATAAGCGTGTTGATAGGTAAAAGTTGTCGTGTTAACATTTGTTCcgaaagaacgataactctgttatcgcaccttacgtctctcatttcatgCATTGTAAATTCATTACGTTTATACAAAGTCTAAATATAccaaacaaaagagattggggtTATTTTATTTCACATCCCCTGAACAGTCAGTGTCATATGGGGGACTTGCAGCATTTGTAGATGGAAGAAAGTCGGTCTATTcgacaatttgattaaaatacagatccttcaATCCACtacgttcaatagaggatctgacaacatctcatccggggtcatgttcggatgacctttttaccTCGTGTGTACATGCATTTTCTACGCATTGTTATGTCAACCGATAACTCCATTTCATCCCAGTATActtatacatttagctttgttgtacTCGTTTAGCGAAATGACTATACACagcaaaataattctgacagctttttcaaactatttctcCCCCTGTCACGTTTCTGGCAGCAgcaaatttgattggccatttccaaaggtcaccagaacgtgaccatTATAGGGATGTTGTCAAAAACAAATTGGTGTTATTTAATTTAACATCCTCTATACAGTCAGTGTCATATGGGGACGTGCAGCATTTGTAGATGGAAGTAAGTCGGTCTATCCGATCAACCTTTATGATTTAATAAGTTCAAAACTCGTCACCTATACAGGGTAGACACTAGTTATGGTGGTAATGTATTGGGACACAAACCATATTTCcaacaaaataatattcattcggAAGAGGCTTTGTACACTTTTACCAATTCCTGTAAATGAAcaagaaatataaaatcatgtgtTTCCGGGGAGAGAGCGATCTGTGTGGTTCATTCACGACACCCGCTAAAATATCCAATAAAAATATCGAACACACCCTCCTTCATAGAGAAACATGATATGATCTAATATCAAAAGATGTCGTCCATTCAACTGCCATAGAATATTCATGAGCATCATCTGACCATGGAATATGATACTCTTCCAACTGTTACTGACAAAAAACAACAAGTTCATACCTGTACAACGCCAAGCTGGCCAGTTTTAGAGTGTTGTAAAATGCGTTCAATCACAATAGGAGTCATATCTCGAAGAACGACTGATGTTCTACCCAGATACTGAACAGGTAGGATTAAGATCAAGGTTGACAATTATATGTGAACTGTCGAAATATTATAAGGTAACATATTACCGGAATCTAAAAATTAAGCAATGTGTCAGAAATTAATGTTTTCGAATTTAAAATTCTTATGTCTTTCACTCTTTccatttcaataaattttattgatataaattgtataCAGTCAAAATGATTAGATAAGACAAGACCTTTCAAACATATCAAGTAAATTTCAACAGTTATTtgcaatttaaagaaaatatgatgaaaaatCATCAAATCTTCTCCTTAAAGTGACAAGTGGCaagaaataaagacaaaaatacattagtatatatacaagtacaCATTCATACAAACATTCACTCCTTTAGGgttgttacattatatacatcaaCGCGGAAGTAAATATGTTAGAGAGCGTGAACGGGTCCGTTGTTATTGTGATCCACGTACATTTACAGTCAGTGGAGAATTGATACCCCGTGGATTTCAATCAAAGCCTACTCAACTTTTTCTCTCGATAAATTGAGCATGTCACTCGTGCTTTGTTGCCGCGCGGATATATGATGGTCTACATCAGAAACTCTTAGTGTTTTCAGTAACGATAATACGATGAGggaacatgtatataaataggtttgaaaatattaatgaaatgaaTCCTACTATTGAAGCTTTCATGATACTTATAATCGGTATACATTAGTATGTAGGATTTCTTGAACTGATTGAAACAACGATGTAACTCTAGACTAACATTCTGAAATGTATTTCTACATGTTCTACGACCGCCGTCCAATATATTTGAAAACCTCCAAAACCAGGAagtaatgatttatttcaatacaaTACGAAACATCAGTGTATTCAAGTAATGCTAAACGCCAACTTAGTAGAACTCAAATTATCTCACAATCAAATAAACTCTCAGTTCGTCACACCTCCTAGACATAAGCTGATTGAATCCGAAGTAGTAAGAAAGATATTACAGTGATTTCattgtattacattgtataaatacagTTGGTATTACTTTATAACAAGACGGGAGAGGTGGGGGTGAGGTGGTGAGGGAGGGGGTGAGGGGTTGTTGGAGGGGGTGAGGGGTTGTTGGAGGGGGTGGTATGGTTTGTATCTCTCACCTGATTAATTTGGATACGTACAAGACATATCTGGTTTTTCATACGTCATTAGATTGAACATGGTAAACAATTACGCTGCTGTCGATGTTTTTTTGCGTTTAATATTTGCGATgcgaaaaataaagaaagaaatccACATTGCGATTAATTCAACGAAAAACGTGCAAATATCACGATAACGACTGGATTACGTAGTGTTCTGTGGCAATATCCTTGTCAACACGGATGGTAAATGCTAATTAGGTGGCTACATCAACCATGACATGTTGACGTGATACATCGTGATAGCTAACTGTCAACAGCCAGTAATAACTACAGATACCGCACGAGTATTGGTCTTAACCAAAGTATATTGGTGGAGTGTTACAGTAGCGGAGACAATGTACGGTCTTAGGATACAACATGACGTAGGGGCCAGCTCTCAAGATAAGGCAGGTGTTCTTCCGGGATCTAAAACAGGTAGGATTGACAGCAAGGCCAGCATGAAAAGTTACAGGCCAAATAAGGTATATAAGCCAAACAGTATTTTAGAGAAATGTTAATTACTGGAATCTATAAATTGATCAAATTGTTgaaatataaagtaaaaaaaattgtgtgtgtgttgttgtagcAGTAGtcgttacatgtatatacatcaaTGCGGAAGTAACGATAGACTACGGCTAGAGAGTGTGACGGGTAGGATGGTATTGTTATACTTgtatatatgggacaaggaagtaatccTAACCgtgtacacatacatacacattatatgttacatattgacaatttaatttgaagacagttcacccctttatcaagacacacagaAAACATATATTTGCACTTGTTATCTGGTCACGTTTTTCTTATTTTGCGAAGCGATATACTTTCATAATTTTACACCGAGAATTATTCCactttttactatttttttttttttttttttttttttttcttgtatgaCAATATGAAATATCTAGGGAAACATGGATACGATAAAACCgctatttaaattatttagatgTTTATAagcaaatttaaaattaatttagagATGACAAAGATACTTCatatattgatatctaaatataatgcattttatttttgtagtaCCCCTAAAGTCGGTAGGAGTTGATGTGACGATCAAGGGGTTCGTTGCCAACGTCCAATCGACTTTGACCTATGAGAACCAGAAGGAGGTTGCCGTGGAGACGGTGTTTGTGTTCCCGATCGACGACCAGTCGGCTGTGTATCAGTTCGAGGCTGATATCGACGGCCGTCACATCGTCGCGGAATGTCAGGACAAAGAACAGGTGCACATTGTGTCTAAGGATAATGTAGAAAGAaaaattattgtacaaatgCATTCGTTCGATTTTGTATGTATCGGATTCTTGGTTGAAATTTTTTTCTATTCATTTAGCACATCACACATTGTTTGCGTGAATGTGATTGCATTGTGTATTAAGCATTCTAGATGAGAAATCAACAATACATTAACATATTGTCCTGGTAATGAAGTATTGTGTTGGTTTCTTTCCAGGCCAGAgaaacctataaggatgctcTTAAAACTGGTCACACGGCCATGTTGCTGTCCGAGTCTGATACATCCGGGGACGTGTTTGAGTGTAAACTCGGCAATCTACCGCCTCACGGAGCTGCCACGTTAACCTTCTCCTACGTCACAGAGCTGACCACCGGCAGTGAAGGGATAGTGACCTTCACATTACCTACGGTCCTTAACCCGAGATACACTCCTCCGGGTAAGGTTCAAAGAtttaatcaaattgaaaaaagatGTCAAATAATTATTAGGAAAGTTTTAGCAAATATACTGTATTCACCGGAATTAGCGCCCGGTGCTTATTAATGaatcaaaatgtaagttgtggacgaatAAGGTCAGCGACATTATAGATCTTTCTGTACTAATTGTATGTTATTCTGAGGCGTATTATCATGTCGTGATTCATATGAAAACACTCGCAAGCTCATGCAACATGGGAAACAATGCtaatgttagaggcatcacatgttctaaacattgttaaatccatggtaTGCggcgtttatacaacttcaactcttcttcagaaaaaagttttttttattacttaaaactgtgaaattaaatttttgatAGACTAGAACCTGACGGGTATAAATTTACATGATATGGCCGTTTTAAAGGTGCATGTCTTAATCACCCAAATATACCATCTCATTTTGCGGTTCCtgttttaaaactgttttatggAAATTATCTTTCGCAGAATTCAAAcatatgtttttgaaaatatgagTGACGTAAAACTAACGAAAAAGAAAGCTTAATAAAAGgcaaataaaacttttataatcACGTGGATAACATACACATTCATATATAAATTAACGTCGTCGAATTTCAGATACACCCTTCGTTctctgtacaaatattattgatttttttatttgacaggTTTTGAGATGTCCCCTCCCTCCTCTGACGCCAttcaatatacagacattcagtACCAGATGCGATTTGTGACTAAGGTCGAAGGTCAACATTTGATAAAAGCAATTGTGCCAAAGATGGACATGCTGAAAGTGGACTTGGCAGACGACAAAAAGTCAGCAAATGTAAGATTTAATTATCAACATGGTTTTAACATAGGTTTATTGCAAAGGTATTGTAAATTTCGTTAAATCTTCTGAAAAAAGGTTGAAAGCCCTCAACAATTCGCGTGGCTATGTTGATACCGTAGTGCCGGTTTAACtataataatttcattgatatgaagaaaaaaaatacgatcTTATCTGGCTTCAAGAGCATGCATAACTTAGACAATTCATATTACTTAACGGATGGAAGTTTTGCAGTTTCGCAATCATATCTATGTCTCGTATATATCATCCCGGCGAATATTTGGATATACTTATATTCAGATTAGCAACAAATTACATACGGCGTAACGTTACAGGTAACCCTTGACGATGCCACTAAATTCAAATTCGACCATGACCTTTCCCTAACTCTAGAATATGAAGATGTTTTTCAGCCGACTGTTATTTTGGAGAAAGGCCAAAACAGCAAAGGTAAATTTAATAGGCTTTtcttgatataaactttatagaTTTTTCAAAGTTATCAGTTTAATTTCATCCtatatacattctgtacacAAAGTTTTGGATGGTTTGTATGATAAAAGGGTTATCTCCCGTTGTGTATGATATAAGTGTTGTCTCCTCTGTGTGTGGTATGTGGAGTGTAGTGAGAGCGTGTGTGTTTTGGACGACGACGtggattaaaaaaaatgattaggTTTTCCTCAATGGTAACGAGGTTTCTAACTGGCTGGAAAATGTATGTTATCATCTCAAAACGTAATATTTGACAACACCGTTTGTAACATCACCCCTGAGTGGCTGATATAAATACACCCTCAAAATATTGGACTTTCAAAGGAACAtattgaattataataatgtaacataatgtatatttattctTGATATTTTCTTGTTTCCCATTTACCAAATACGTGTTTATATCAATCTTGGTTACTGTCTTCATTGTTTACAGAAGGGTTTCTGAAAAGTGACGTTGTTATGATGGACTTCCTGCCCGACTTAAGATCCGTACCAGAACTGACAGAAGCAGAATTTGTCTTCGTTATAGACTGCTCAGGTATAAACTCTATCgattatgttttgtatttagAAATTTGTAGCTACACTTGAATGAATCTGAATACAGTGTAAATAGTCTGTCATATAGTACATCTTACATGTGAGATATACATTGTAAGTTTAGAGTACAGAAATCCCTAGAATACCTCAGTAATGAAAACGTTGTCGATGACCGGTCCACATTTTCCTTGCTAGGGAGCATGGGAGGAGATCGAATCGCGAAGGCTAAAGAAACCGTTCTACTCCTACTCAAAAGCCTGCCTGTAGGATGCTTCTTTAATGTGGTAGCTTTTGGGAGTTCATTTAAGTGGTGGTTCACAAGGTAAGTGACGTTCATAGAGCCTTTAACATTACTGTAATTGATACAGGATATATCCTGTAATGAATTGTTTATATGGGTTATGTCAAGGTAAGTGCCAGTAAGTTTTGTACCAGAGgaaatgatatttgaaaaacaaattgaaaGTAATGAACGAAAGTaatttgttgttgattttttatatatttgatataattcattttctcatattaggaaaaataaatttatattattgatatattaagctaaattatgaatatgtagatatatacctTTATGAATTTTGAATGCAGTGTGTTAAAGGGTATGTAATATGATATCGGAGTATGTTGAAAGTAATAAGGAACCATTGAAAGAGTGACATCCTGTGTGAGGTTATTTATTGTAACGGAACTGGCCCCAACTCCGACAAATCTCCATTAATTACTTGggaaatgaaattgttttttgttttggaaaaagCTACGTGATTTTCTTAATGTTGCCATTGATTTTAGAATGTTGCCATTGATACAGAAATGGGGAATTGTGTATTCCTTGATTGAATATTACTTCTTCAATTAGGAATTGctaaaaaatttcaaaattcattataaCAGACAGGTATATTAAACTGACAATGTGTAACGTCCGCCTACATAATTGTCAAGCaacatttgttgtttttgttgtttttttgtggtGAGATCACTAAACGTGCCATGCCTAACGTCTTTTTCGAAACAAATTTATTTCGCAgtcaaaacattttgaaattatttttatttattttttgctgCAAAACGTGTATATGTTTGCGAAACCTAATAAACCGCGAATTATACGAAATTTAATCACAGGTCCAAATGAGTTTTTATTTTACCGATAtcgatttttattttgaaatagcTTTTGTAATGAGATGATAGAATGGCCGAACATTTTGATCTATCAAATCAGTTTTCTACatttgttttatgataataataaaattttatatttaattatagttCTATGAAATATGACGAAAACAGTTTGGAGGAAGCACTTAAACTACAGAAAGTTTTGGACGCTAACCTTGGCGGTACAGAAATACTGCGACCTTTGGAATCTCTTTATGCCCAGGTAAGTAGTGCTAAAATATGATGATAAGAGGACATATTAGTGGTTTGTTGATTTGGATACACGGCCTCTGAACAGATAGTGTCAATTAATCGTGGAATGGTTCTTGGTAATGATGGAGCAAcccccagtcacattatactgacaacgggcaaaaacataataaaccaatactgatgtaataaattaatgttaaatatttgtaattagcGTATAATTTTGCGCAAAAACTCATTCGAAATGggttacattaaaacaattCCTTGCATACATATTACATACTATCTGGAGTTAACGTTAGCATTGTCTCATCAAGCGTAAAATTGAGCGggtattgattttaattttttctttttcagcCGCTTCATACAGCCAAATTTCGACAGGTAAGTGAccttatcaatttatttttccatttccaGTTCCAGTTGCTAATGTACTTGTCCGGATTAATCTTCATTAAATAAAACGCCTATATTTGACAATAAACGCACAAAAAGAACCAAAAGCATAGGAATTTTGCAATTTTGATGTTCCAAAAATTAAATCCGCTGCTTTATGTTAAGTGATGAGTTAATCATATTTCTTCTTAAGAACGTTTTGTAGaatctttttaatttgttacaattttattttcatattcaagtaatatttcaaaaatagttAAACGTGGAAATAACTGGCGATATGGTATTTCTATTAAGATAATCAAGAAATTCAGTCTGAAAACAGTACATCTAAAGCGGTTTGATCTTTAAAGACTTTAAGTATATAATACTTGATACTTGAAGGTGTTCCTGTTGACGGATGGAGGCGTATCCAACACCAACCAAGTCATCACTCTGGCGAGGAAAAATGCCGACAATACAAGGTCAGTGACAGTGAGGTTGTCTGTTATGATTCTCCATCCTATAACTGAACTATGTTTGCAATGCTGGAACCATCATTTGAATTATGCTCACTTTCTTTCTTCATCCTATATTTTGTTCAATTTCAGAATCTTTACCTTTGGTATTGGAGAAGGAGCATCCACATCACTCGTGAGGAATGTTGCTAAGGTTACCAATGGGTTGGCAACTTTTGTCACAGACAAGGAGAAACTGCAGAACAAGGTGAATATGTAGATAACGAGTTCAACTTAACAAAACATAACATGTAATCagatatcatataaaataattaccaCTATAAGCATAGAGGTACGATGATATATCTAGCTGACAATATATGTCGCTCTAAAGGGACTTTTATGAAATACAT from Argopecten irradians isolate NY chromosome 15, Ai_NY, whole genome shotgun sequence encodes:
- the LOC138309376 gene encoding von Willebrand factor A domain-containing protein 5A-like isoform X3, which encodes MYGLRIQHDVGASSQDKAGVLPGSKTVPLKSVGVDVTIKGFVANVQSTLTYENQKEVAVETVFVFPIDDQSAVYQFEADIDGRHIVAECQDKEQARETYKDALKTGHTAMLLSESDTSGDVFECKLGNLPPHGAATLTFSYVTELTTGSEGIVTFTLPTVLNPRYTPPGFEMSPPSSDAIQYTDIQYQMRFVTKVEGQHLIKAIVPKMDMLKVDLADDKKSANVTLDDATKFKFDHDLSLTLEYEDVFQPTVILEKGQNSKEGFLKSDVVMMDFLPDLRSVPELTEAEFVFVIDCSGSMGGDRIAKAKETVLLLLKSLPVGCFFNVVAFGSSFKWWFTSSMKYDENSLEEALKLQKVLDANLGGTEILRPLESLYAQPLHTAKFRQVFLLTDGGVSNTNQVITLARKNADNTRIFTFGIGEGASTSLVRNVAKVTNGLATFVTDKEKLQNKVMTVLKHAMQLPVTNLNLEWNLPPGCTAINIPQQAPVVFKGQKVIIYALINGVEHLNEDTQCSAVLKGDIGKENSIHYTLNFDLMTVVKSDDSFPVHRLAAQTQIKDFEKSGDDSKKGEITLISMSANVVSRYTAFVGVDKEKKELVDGGRLVERHRFPKRLRCGFVPCGDIGYDRTDRERTKCRMSGSVYKQGRTSGVMTLIDLQKFDGSWVLDRELAAAVCLSEDVLKSKLPDNLDTSVWATALGVACLQKKFASEKTLWELIEKKALSWLSSQNLAGKTVSELVTLARDVLSTPPRLLSEGDEGEQHIWYRKYFV
- the LOC138309376 gene encoding von Willebrand factor A domain-containing protein 5A-like isoform X2, with the protein product MYGLRIQHDVGASSQDKAGVLPGSKTVPLKSVGVDVTIKGFVANVQSTLTYENQKEVAVETVFVFPIDDQSAVYQFEADIDGRHIVAECQDKEQARETYKDALKTGHTAMLLSESDTSGDVFECKLGNLPPHGAATLTFSYVTELTTGSEGIVTFTLPTVLNPRYTPPGFEMSPPSSDAIQYTDIQYQMRFVTKVEGQHLIKAIVPKMDMLKVDLADDKKSANVTLDDATKFKFDHDLSLTLEYEDVFQPTVILEKGQNSKEGFLKSDVVMMDFLPDLRSVPELTEAEFVFVIDCSGSMGGDRIAKAKETVLLLLKSLPVGCFFNVVAFGSSFKWWFTSSMKYDENSLEEALKLQKVLDANLGGTEILRPLESLYAQPLHTAKFRQVFLLTDGGVSNTNQVITLARKNADNTRIFTFGIGEGASTSLVRNVAKVTNGLATFVTDKEKLQNKVMTVLKHAMQLPVTNLNLEWNLPPGCTAINIPQQAPVVFKGQKVIIYALINGVEHLNEDTQCSAVLKGDIGKENSIHYTLNFDLMTVVKSDDSFPVHRLAAQTQIKDFEKSGDDSKKGEITLISMSANVVSRYTAFVGVDKEKKELVDGGRLVERHRFPKRLRCGFSGAERRNIQLYTSKPMPKVPCGDIGYDRTDRERTKCRMSGSVYKQGRTSGVMTLIDLQKFDGSWVLDRELAAAVCLSEDVLKSKLPDNLDTSVWATALGVACLQKKFASEKTLWELIEKKALSWLSSQNLAGKTVSELVTLARDVLSTPPRLLSEGDEGEQHIWYRKYFV
- the LOC138309376 gene encoding von Willebrand factor A domain-containing protein 5A-like isoform X1, which encodes MYGLRIQHDVGASSQDKAGVLPGSKTVPLKSVGVDVTIKGFVANVQSTLTYENQKEVAVETVFVFPIDDQSAVYQFEADIDGRHIVAECQDKEQARETYKDALKTGHTAMLLSESDTSGDVFECKLGNLPPHGAATLTFSYVTELTTGSEGIVTFTLPTVLNPRYTPPGFEMSPPSSDAIQYTDIQYQMRFVTKVEGQHLIKAIVPKMDMLKVDLADDKKSANVTLDDATKFKFDHDLSLTLEYEDVFQPTVILEKGQNSKEGFLKSDVVMMDFLPDLRSVPELTEAEFVFVIDCSGSMGGDRIAKAKETVLLLLKSLPVGCFFNVVAFGSSFKWWFTSSMKYDENSLEEALKLQKVLDANLGGTEILRPLESLYAQPLHTAKFRQVFLLTDGGVSNTNQVITLARKNADNTRIFTFGIGEGASTSLVRNVAKVTNGLATFVTDKEKLQNKVMTVLKHAMQLPVTNLNLEWNLPPGCTAINIPQQAPVVFKGQKVIIYALINGVEHLNEDTQCSAVLKGDIGKENSIHYTLNFDLMTVVKSDDSFPVHRLAAQTQIKDFEKSGDDSKKGEITLISMSANVVSRYTAFVGVDKEKKELVDGGRLVERHRFPKRLRCGFSGAERRNIQLYTSKPMPKVNIQVPCGDIGYDRTDRERTKCRMSGSVYKQGRTSGVMTLIDLQKFDGSWVLDRELAAAVCLSEDVLKSKLPDNLDTSVWATALGVACLQKKFASEKTLWELIEKKALSWLSSQNLAGKTVSELVTLARDVLSTPPRLLSEGDEGEQHIWYRKYFV